The following is a genomic window from Aliidongia dinghuensis.
CGCTGCGCGGGCACGATCGTCCCCCGGGCCTGCCGGCGACGGCCTGCCTGGTGTCATGGAGCCCGGCGTTATAGGCCCCCGCGTCATGGGGCTTGGCGTCATGGGGCCTGGCGTCATGGGGCCCGGCCTCACGGGGCTCAGCTCGCCAATGGCGGATTCCTTGAACAGGGACGCGAGGGCCGCCGACAGCGTCTCCTCCATGACCACGCGCTCGCCATAGGCCGCAATCACGCGCTTCAGCTCCGGCAATTGCCCGGTCTCCGCGCGCAGATAGAGGGGCGTGACATAGAGGACCGAGTTCGCGATGGGAATGACGAGAAGATTGCCGCGGATGACCCTCGACCCCGATTGATTCCACAGTGTGATCTGCTGGGAGATCTCCGTGTTCTGGTTGATGCGCGCCTCGATCTGGAACGGCCCGTAGACGAGCTTGTCCTTCGGAAACTCGTAGACGATCAGCTTGCCATAGTCTGGCGGGTCGCAGCGCGCGGCGAGCCACGCGATCATGTTCTGCCGCTGGTTCGGCACCATGGGCAGCATGAGGAAGAACTGGGCGCGGGCCTCCCCAGGCAGCCGCATGATGGCGTAATAGGGCGCCATCGTGGCGTGCTCGCTGATGTTGGGCTCGCGGGGAAATTGCCAGAGGTCTTCGCGGTTGTAGAAAACCTCCGGGGCATCCATGTGGTAGGCCCGGTACATCCGAGCCTGCATGAGGAAAAGATCCTCCGGATAGCGGATGTGCCTTTGCAGATCCGGCGGCATCGCCTCCAACGGCTTGAACAGGCCGGGGAAGATGCGCCGGTACGTCGCGACGATCGGGTCCGAGGGATCCGCCACGTAAAACGCCACGCTGCCATTATAGGCATCGATGACGACCTTGACCGAGTTGCGGATATAGTTCGCCGTCTCCTCCGGCGCCGGCCGGGCGTAGGGGAACCAGTCGCTCGTCGTGTAGGTGTCCTGGATCCAGAAGAGCCGCCCGCCGCTCACCACCACATAGGGATCGCGGTCCAGCCGGAGGAACGGCGCGATCACGCGCACCCTATCCTGGATATTGCGCCGGAACAGGATCCGGCTCTCGTCGGTGACATAGTTGCTGAGCAGGATGTTGGTATCGCCGAAATACCACGCGAACAGAGTCCTTCGGGCGGCGCCTGCGAGGGTGATCCCGTCGCTGCCGTCATAGGTCGTGTAGGCGTTGTCGACGCCCTTCGGATAGTCGAACTCCGGCGTGCTCGCCTTGACGATCACGTAGGAGTCGCTGGCCTGGCCGAAATAGATACGCGGCTGCCGGATGGCGGGCCCGAGCGAGGCGACCGGCGGGATGTCCTTCAGATATAAGGTCGGCAGCCCCTCGGCCGATTTCTGGGTGACCGGCGACATGACCACGCCGATGCCGTGGGTGAACAGCAGGTGCAGGTTGACCCAGGTGTGGGCATTGGGCGGCAGGAGCGCCGGTTCGAGCTCGCGCGCCGACAGCATCACCTGCTGATACGAGCCGCCGATCTCGTAGCGATCGACCTCCATGTCGCGGAATTTGTAATAGGTCCGGATTTCCTGCAGCTGGGCATAGGTATCCACCAGCGGCTGCCAGTCCCACAGCCGGATATTGTCGATCGTTGCGCCATTGTCCTGGATCGACTGGTACGAGAGGCCCAGTTCCGCCGGGAATGGCTTCACCGCGATCTGGCGTAAATTGTAGGCTTCTTGGGTGAGGGCGATGTTCTGCCCGATATACGGCGCCTCGAGCTGCAGTTCGTTCGGCTTCACGTAGATGCGTTGGAACAGCGCGGGGCAGACGAGCGACAGCACGAATGAACTGCCGAAGACCAGGACCACCGCCGTCAGCGGAAGCCTGAACGTGCGTCTGCGTAAGTTCGCCCATGAGAGGAGTGCTGCGACGGAGGCCACCGCGACGAGCGCCCAGAGAACGGGCAGGCCGACATGGATGTCGGTGTAGCCCGCCCCCACGACCACGCCATTGTCGCCGTAGAGCAGCAAGAACCGGTCGAGGACGTACGACCAGGCCTTCACCACGAAGAACAGGCCCAGCAACACGGAACCGTGGGCGATCGCGGCCGGCGAGATCCAGCGGCTTTGCGCGGCAATAACGACGTCGCCATGGGCCCAATAGACAAGGCCGGCGACAAGGGTGCTCGCGAAGAGCGTTATCAGCATCCAGTTCCTGAGCGCCACATAGGCGGGCAGCGAAAAGAGATAGAAGCCGATGTCCGTGTTGAAGAGGGGATCGCTCTGGCCGTAGGGCGCCTGCGCGATGAACCGCAGGGCCAGGTCCCAGTTGCCGGTCTCGCCGGCGGCGATGAACGCGCCGGGAATGACCGCGGCGGCGGCAATGAGAAACCGCCAGGCAAAGCGAGGGTCCGCGCGCCTGAACAGGCCGGGCAACAGCGGAACGGCCGCGGACCCCACGCCGAAGGCCGGGGGGAGCGGGGCCGGCCGCCGGGCGAAGCGCAAGGCGAGGACGCCGGACGCCCAAAGGGAGAGACCCGATCCGAGGAAGGTCGCGGCGCCGAGGGCAGCCTTGGCTTTGAAGACCGTCCAAAAGACATCGGGATAGCCGATCGAAGAAAACCAGATCCAATCGACCAGGAAGTCGCCCACCCGTCCCAATGTGACCAGGCACACCAGGATGACGATACTTGCCACTGCAAGGGGTCTGCGCCGCATGCCCGGCCTCCGTCCCTTCCTCGCCCTCCTCGCGGCCCAGC
Proteins encoded in this region:
- a CDS encoding UPF0182 family membrane protein, whose amino-acid sequence is MRRRPLAVASIVILVCLVTLGRVGDFLVDWIWFSSIGYPDVFWTVFKAKAALGAATFLGSGLSLWASGVLALRFARRPAPLPPAFGVGSAAVPLLPGLFRRADPRFAWRFLIAAAAVIPGAFIAAGETGNWDLALRFIAQAPYGQSDPLFNTDIGFYLFSLPAYVALRNWMLITLFASTLVAGLVYWAHGDVVIAAQSRWISPAAIAHGSVLLGLFFVVKAWSYVLDRFLLLYGDNGVVVGAGYTDIHVGLPVLWALVAVASVAALLSWANLRRRTFRLPLTAVVLVFGSSFVLSLVCPALFQRIYVKPNELQLEAPYIGQNIALTQEAYNLRQIAVKPFPAELGLSYQSIQDNGATIDNIRLWDWQPLVDTYAQLQEIRTYYKFRDMEVDRYEIGGSYQQVMLSARELEPALLPPNAHTWVNLHLLFTHGIGVVMSPVTQKSAEGLPTLYLKDIPPVASLGPAIRQPRIYFGQASDSYVIVKASTPEFDYPKGVDNAYTTYDGSDGITLAGAARRTLFAWYFGDTNILLSNYVTDESRILFRRNIQDRVRVIAPFLRLDRDPYVVVSGGRLFWIQDTYTTSDWFPYARPAPEETANYIRNSVKVVIDAYNGSVAFYVADPSDPIVATYRRIFPGLFKPLEAMPPDLQRHIRYPEDLFLMQARMYRAYHMDAPEVFYNREDLWQFPREPNISEHATMAPYYAIMRLPGEARAQFFLMLPMVPNQRQNMIAWLAARCDPPDYGKLIVYEFPKDKLVYGPFQIEARINQNTEISQQITLWNQSGSRVIRGNLLVIPIANSVLYVTPLYLRAETGQLPELKRVIAAYGERVVMEETLSAALASLFKESAIGELSPVRPGPMTPGPMTPSPMTRGPITPGSMTPGRPSPAGPGDDRARAALRHYDLAIERLKAGDWSGFGAELEALRALLEALSQPAPLVSKERTQPPTATDDGLRPQP